A single Limisphaera ngatamarikiensis DNA region contains:
- a CDS encoding helix-turn-helix transcriptional regulator — MRKEFTTQKASPEGQPDASASPPFSERAVWRPMGNGWQPIFGSFKGEGFSLEWHDFQAERELDWGASFHPDSVEICLNLAGEGYVRHGLQQLNFEPNTVAFYHRARTPLEARRAAGQRHRFLTVELSPAFLRNHLARAEPVLHPMVRAVMAGQPVHQPFGVRSRLTAAQRQMVETLRRPPVYAAAQDVWYRCKVVELAVVFLLQPAPEDELFCTRQQRIAQERVERVIALLKQNLASPPTLEDLGRQVGCSPFYLSRIFSAQTGMTIPQYLRELRLERAAELLRTGRYNVTEVALEVGYNSLSHFSQAFHERFGCCPGLYPIQTPVQSKARETRPAHSPPTDLPAP, encoded by the coding sequence ATGCGCAAGGAGTTCACAACGCAAAAGGCGAGTCCTGAAGGACAACCGGACGCGTCCGCTTCGCCACCGTTCAGCGAGCGGGCCGTCTGGCGTCCGATGGGCAACGGATGGCAACCCATCTTCGGCAGCTTCAAGGGCGAGGGGTTCAGCCTCGAATGGCACGACTTCCAGGCCGAACGCGAGCTGGATTGGGGAGCCAGCTTCCATCCGGACAGCGTGGAGATCTGCCTCAACCTCGCCGGGGAAGGCTACGTCCGCCACGGCCTCCAGCAGCTCAACTTCGAACCCAACACGGTGGCTTTCTATCACCGGGCCCGTACCCCGCTGGAAGCCCGTCGGGCCGCCGGACAACGACACCGCTTCCTCACCGTGGAACTCTCCCCGGCCTTCCTGAGAAACCATCTCGCTCGTGCCGAGCCGGTCCTGCACCCCATGGTCCGGGCCGTCATGGCGGGCCAGCCCGTTCACCAACCCTTTGGCGTTCGATCCCGATTAACCGCCGCCCAGCGCCAAATGGTGGAAACCTTGCGGCGCCCGCCGGTCTACGCCGCCGCTCAAGACGTCTGGTACCGGTGCAAGGTCGTCGAGCTGGCTGTGGTCTTTCTCCTCCAACCGGCGCCCGAGGACGAATTGTTCTGTACCCGACAACAAAGGATCGCCCAGGAACGTGTCGAACGTGTTATCGCCCTCCTCAAACAAAACCTTGCCAGCCCGCCCACCCTCGAAGACCTGGGCCGACAGGTCGGCTGCAGCCCCTTTTATCTCAGCCGCATCTTTTCCGCCCAAACCGGCATGACCATCCCCCAGTACCTACGGGAACTGCGCCTCGAACGTGCGGCCGAACTCCTTCGCACCGGCCGCTATAACGTCACGGAGGTGGCCCTGGAGGTGGGGTACAACAGCCTCAGCCATTTCAGCCAGGCCTTCCACGAACGCTTCGGCTGTTGCCCGGGGCTCTACCCCATCCAAACCCCAGTCCAATCCAAAGCCCGCGAAACTCGTCCCGCCCATTCGCCGCCCACCGACCTTCCTGCCCCATAA
- a CDS encoding uracil-DNA glycosylase, giving the protein MGSEWRPLLEALIGELEYRRALGLRFVALSAQGLAVLEGLTHPTVLGSAGGRGGKVSAMAVSSSGPAAKPPASEALGAQSGGKLKGSDVVPTGQVTGGVGVLPGLFGEARRLGLDREARLAAFEELRRRVLQCTRCPHLVASRKNVVFGVGTPEAELVFVGEAPGVEEDEQGEPFVGPAGQLLTKIIQAMGFSRDQVYIANILKCRPDTPGQTSGNRKPTPTEMATCFPYLREQLQLIQPKVIVALGATAVEGLLGKVGVGITRLRGQWQEWEGIPVMPTYHPAYLLRNQSPTEKRKVWEDMLKVLERLGRPITERQRNYFTRSGGDRA; this is encoded by the coding sequence ATGGGGAGTGAATGGCGGCCATTGTTGGAGGCGTTGATTGGCGAGCTGGAGTATCGGCGCGCCCTGGGGCTCCGGTTTGTGGCTTTATCCGCGCAGGGCCTGGCGGTTTTGGAGGGGTTGACGCATCCCACGGTGTTGGGGTCAGCCGGGGGTCGGGGCGGCAAGGTTTCGGCCATGGCGGTGTCGAGCTCCGGACCGGCGGCAAAGCCGCCTGCGTCCGAAGCATTGGGAGCGCAGTCGGGCGGGAAACTGAAGGGATCCGATGTGGTGCCGACCGGGCAGGTCACTGGTGGTGTTGGTGTGTTGCCCGGATTGTTCGGGGAGGCGCGGCGGTTGGGGTTGGATCGGGAGGCACGGTTGGCGGCTTTCGAGGAGTTGCGGCGTCGAGTTCTGCAGTGCACGCGCTGTCCTCATCTGGTTGCCAGCCGGAAGAATGTGGTTTTTGGGGTGGGGACACCGGAGGCGGAGCTGGTGTTTGTGGGGGAGGCGCCCGGGGTGGAAGAAGATGAGCAGGGCGAACCGTTTGTCGGGCCGGCCGGTCAGTTGTTGACGAAGATCATTCAGGCGATGGGCTTCAGTCGGGACCAGGTCTACATCGCCAACATTTTGAAGTGTCGGCCCGACACGCCAGGTCAGACCAGCGGGAACCGGAAACCGACGCCCACGGAGATGGCGACCTGTTTTCCGTATTTGCGGGAACAGCTGCAATTGATTCAGCCCAAGGTGATTGTGGCTCTGGGGGCGACAGCGGTGGAAGGGTTGTTGGGCAAGGTCGGCGTGGGCATTACCCGATTGCGAGGGCAATGGCAGGAGTGGGAGGGGATTCCGGTCATGCCGACCTATCATCCTGCCTACTTGTTGCGGAACCAATCCCCGACGGAGAAACGGAAGGTGTGGGAGGACATGCTCAAGGTGTTGGAACGCCTGGGCCGGCCCATTACCGAACGCCAGCGGAACTATTTCACTCGAAGCGGCGGAGACCGCGCCTGA
- a CDS encoding FecR domain-containing protein, which translates to MKTTATWLKGFLATATVLAFCSGALAETKNLTAKVTRIQGAARYTTDGTTWKALRVGQSLPAGTVIQTAANSMVDLVLGPEDTIRLAPQVTENFTVLPPAEVIFQPITGPDTVRLYSDTTLAIDRLTSTATGIDEVRETMLDLRAGAIFGKVKRMSAASRYEVKIPNGVAGIRGTVYHINAQGVVSVLVGTVVLSVVGQDGRVITQVISAGYQYDVRTGQLTPLPDTLTQEMAAAMQTVGTGEMAPPTIYTQDQTTIYVSPTTGTRPPSSGGSGGGE; encoded by the coding sequence ATGAAAACGACAGCCACGTGGTTGAAAGGTTTCCTTGCAACGGCAACGGTTTTGGCCTTCTGCTCCGGCGCTCTGGCCGAGACCAAGAATCTCACCGCCAAGGTCACGCGCATTCAGGGTGCTGCGCGTTACACGACGGATGGCACGACCTGGAAGGCTTTGCGAGTGGGCCAGAGCCTGCCAGCGGGCACGGTGATTCAGACGGCGGCCAATTCGATGGTGGACCTGGTCCTGGGCCCGGAAGACACCATTCGTCTGGCCCCGCAGGTCACGGAGAATTTCACCGTGTTGCCTCCGGCGGAAGTGATTTTCCAGCCGATCACCGGGCCGGACACGGTCCGGCTGTACTCGGACACCACGCTGGCGATTGATCGGTTGACCTCCACCGCCACCGGGATTGACGAAGTTCGCGAGACCATGCTCGACCTTCGGGCGGGCGCGATCTTCGGGAAGGTCAAACGCATGAGCGCCGCTTCCCGCTACGAGGTAAAGATTCCCAACGGCGTGGCCGGGATTCGCGGAACGGTGTATCACATCAACGCTCAGGGCGTGGTGAGCGTGCTGGTGGGCACGGTGGTCCTTTCCGTGGTGGGCCAGGACGGTCGGGTGATCACCCAGGTCATCAGCGCCGGTTACCAGTACGACGTGCGCACGGGTCAGCTGACGCCGTTGCCTGACACCCTGACCCAGGAGATGGCGGCCGCCATGCAGACGGTCGGCACCGGCGAAATGGCGCCTCCGACCATTTACACCCAGGATCAAACCACGATTTATGTCTCCCCCACCACCGGTACGCGTCCCCCCTCGAGCGGCGGCAGTGGTGGCGGCGAATGA
- a CDS encoding CHASE2 domain-containing protein, translated as MKVPRKYWLPATLTALTVAVAALPMVFSWGPVERVEAITYDWRVRWAAGRGPVASTNLGFVDINDESIRLLKTGALDPRIRYGLYWPRHVYGRVLRELHAQGARAVAFDILFAEAREDHAPVRLPAGEVGADSDFWAGLPPALRPSTFQEGGRTWALVDSDVFFAWQLHRTGIGILAADRGVLPYPLLATNAVAVADISAHKDLDGVLRRVRAFTVYRVWHPLFLKAADEFGVDLQRARVEARRIVLTMPDGTELPPIELDAEGCFALRDLVGDTLPPGWPERARPFEERRIWHMGIVLAAQALGLDLDHAEVDLDRGRIVLRGPGVERVIPVDREGFFHVDWTIQPNHPALVARNFVELLAQDLERESGRPVEDSSVWKGRLVVVGSTATGNDLTDLGATPLARETFLLSKHWNVANSILTGRFVRRSGPWLDLACLTFLAGAAALLTLGLRPPWVFAGLGGVGVAYAATALWAYDQHRLWLPMVVPLVGGLGLTHAVLMAWQVLFEQREKRRIRAVFSRIVSPNVVQELLQAPSLSLGGQRREVTIFFADIRGFTELTDRVHEEAERLVQRHGWSGARAEACHDEYARATLSTVNEYLACVAEVIKRHDGTLDKYIGDCVMAFWGAPTSRPDHAAACVRAAIEAQRAVRALNERRLALNRLREKENEQRLAEGLPPLPLQPVLYLGTGIHTGHVTVGLMGSDRHLLNYTVFGRDVNLASRLENVSGRSRILITQATHAHLVRFAPELARRCRALEPVLLRGFREPVAIFEVLWDDGQGGPGPDSAVAGGTETAGSAGG; from the coding sequence GTGAAGGTGCCGAGGAAATATTGGTTGCCGGCGACGCTCACCGCGCTGACGGTTGCGGTGGCCGCGCTGCCCATGGTGTTTTCCTGGGGGCCGGTGGAGCGGGTGGAGGCGATTACCTACGACTGGCGGGTACGCTGGGCGGCGGGGCGCGGGCCGGTGGCCTCGACGAACTTGGGTTTCGTCGACATCAATGACGAGAGCATCCGTCTGTTGAAGACGGGTGCGCTCGACCCCCGGATCCGGTACGGACTGTACTGGCCGCGGCACGTGTACGGGCGTGTTTTGAGGGAACTGCATGCGCAGGGGGCACGTGCCGTGGCGTTTGACATTTTGTTCGCCGAGGCACGGGAGGATCATGCACCGGTGCGGCTTCCGGCCGGGGAGGTTGGTGCGGATTCGGATTTTTGGGCCGGGCTACCCCCGGCGTTGCGGCCCTCAACGTTTCAGGAGGGTGGGCGCACGTGGGCGCTTGTGGATTCGGACGTTTTTTTTGCGTGGCAACTGCATCGGACGGGGATTGGGATTTTGGCGGCGGATCGGGGTGTGCTGCCGTATCCGTTGTTGGCCACGAACGCGGTGGCGGTGGCGGACATCTCAGCTCACAAGGATCTGGATGGCGTGTTGCGGCGCGTGCGGGCTTTTACGGTGTACCGTGTATGGCACCCGTTGTTCTTAAAGGCGGCGGACGAGTTTGGTGTGGACCTGCAGCGGGCCCGTGTGGAGGCGCGTCGCATTGTGCTGACCATGCCGGACGGGACCGAGCTGCCGCCGATTGAGTTGGATGCGGAAGGGTGTTTTGCGTTGCGGGATTTGGTGGGGGACACGTTGCCACCGGGCTGGCCGGAGCGTGCCAGGCCGTTTGAGGAGCGGCGGATTTGGCACATGGGAATTGTGCTGGCGGCGCAGGCGTTGGGTTTGGATCTGGACCATGCCGAGGTGGATCTGGATCGGGGACGGATTGTGCTGCGCGGGCCGGGCGTGGAACGGGTGATACCGGTGGATCGTGAGGGGTTTTTCCATGTGGACTGGACGATCCAACCCAATCATCCGGCCCTGGTGGCACGGAATTTTGTGGAGCTGCTGGCGCAGGATTTGGAGCGGGAATCGGGCCGGCCGGTGGAGGATTCGTCGGTGTGGAAGGGGCGGCTGGTGGTGGTGGGGTCCACGGCGACCGGCAACGATTTGACGGATTTGGGTGCCACACCGCTGGCGCGGGAGACGTTTTTATTGAGCAAGCATTGGAACGTGGCGAACTCGATTCTCACGGGCCGCTTTGTGCGCCGGTCGGGTCCGTGGCTCGACCTGGCTTGTTTGACTTTTCTGGCCGGGGCGGCGGCGCTTTTGACGCTGGGCCTGCGGCCGCCCTGGGTGTTTGCAGGACTCGGAGGGGTTGGAGTGGCGTATGCGGCGACCGCACTGTGGGCGTATGACCAGCACCGTCTGTGGCTTCCGATGGTGGTCCCGCTGGTGGGTGGCCTGGGGTTGACCCATGCGGTGTTGATGGCGTGGCAGGTGTTGTTTGAGCAGCGCGAGAAGCGCCGGATCCGGGCCGTGTTCAGCCGGATTGTGTCACCCAACGTGGTTCAGGAACTGTTGCAGGCGCCGTCGTTGTCGTTGGGGGGCCAGCGTCGTGAGGTGACGATTTTTTTCGCCGACATTCGGGGGTTCACGGAATTGACCGATCGCGTCCATGAAGAGGCCGAAAGGCTGGTGCAGCGTCACGGGTGGTCCGGTGCCCGGGCCGAGGCATGTCACGATGAATATGCCCGTGCGACCCTGAGCACGGTGAACGAGTATCTGGCCTGCGTGGCCGAGGTGATCAAACGCCACGACGGGACGTTGGACAAGTACATCGGCGATTGCGTGATGGCGTTCTGGGGTGCGCCGACCTCGCGACCGGACCATGCGGCGGCGTGTGTGCGTGCGGCCATTGAGGCGCAACGCGCGGTTCGGGCGTTGAACGAGCGCCGGCTGGCTTTGAATCGGCTGCGTGAAAAGGAAAACGAGCAACGGCTGGCGGAGGGCCTGCCACCACTGCCGCTGCAACCGGTGCTGTACCTGGGCACCGGCATCCACACCGGGCATGTGACCGTCGGGCTGATGGGGTCGGACCGGCATTTGCTGAATTACACCGTATTTGGCCGGGACGTGAACCTGGCGAGCCGATTGGAGAACGTGTCGGGTCGGAGCCGGATCCTGATTACGCAGGCCACCCACGCGCACCTGGTCCGATTCGCCCCGGAACTGGCCCGGCGCTGTCGGGCGCTGGAGCCGGTGCTCCTCCGCGGGTTTCGGGAGCCCGTGGCGATCTTTGAGGTGCTTTGGGATGATGGGCAGGGGGGTCCGGGGCCCGACTCCGCAGTGGCGGGGGGAACGGAAACCGCCGGCAGTGCCGGCGGGTGA
- a CDS encoding DapH/DapD/GlmU-related protein: MLTTADLFDLTQTEHKALFENLQYPWEALQRLASYIEANVRPELKNRCDGVAYIGDKVYIGEGTVVEDGAMIKGPAIIGRNCRIRHNAYIREHVIVGDNCVVGNACEIKHSILFNGAQVPHFNYVGDSILGHRAHLGAGVILSNFRSLPGNITVEWNGRRVDTGLRKLGALLGDFCEIGCQAVLNPGSIIGRRAVVYPSVNWRGYLPADRIAKNRASIEVVERKPEPGTP; this comes from the coding sequence ATGCTAACCACAGCGGATTTGTTCGACCTGACGCAAACCGAGCACAAGGCGCTTTTTGAGAACCTGCAGTATCCCTGGGAAGCCCTGCAGCGGCTGGCCTCATACATCGAAGCCAACGTCCGACCCGAGCTGAAAAACCGCTGCGACGGCGTGGCCTATATCGGCGACAAGGTCTACATCGGCGAGGGGACCGTGGTCGAGGATGGCGCCATGATCAAGGGACCGGCCATTATCGGCCGCAACTGCCGAATCCGCCACAACGCCTACATCCGCGAGCACGTCATCGTGGGCGACAACTGCGTGGTGGGCAACGCCTGCGAAATCAAACACAGCATCCTCTTCAACGGCGCCCAGGTGCCGCACTTCAACTACGTTGGCGATTCCATTCTCGGGCATCGCGCCCACCTCGGTGCCGGAGTCATCCTCTCGAATTTCCGCTCCCTCCCCGGCAACATCACGGTCGAATGGAACGGCCGGCGCGTGGACACCGGCCTGCGCAAACTCGGCGCCCTGCTGGGGGATTTCTGCGAAATCGGCTGCCAGGCGGTGTTGAATCCCGGCAGCATCATTGGGCGCCGGGCCGTGGTCTACCCTAGCGTGAACTGGCGCGGTTACCTCCCCGCCGATCGCATTGCCAAGAACCGGGCATCCATCGAAGTGGTGGAGCGGAAACCCGAACCGGGCACGCCCTGA
- a CDS encoding NAD(P)H-dependent oxidoreductase: MNTDTLLQALRWRYATKVFDPNRKIPAPVWAALEEALVLSASSFGLQPYRFLVVDDPSLRQQLMPHAWNQRQVVDASHFIVFAARTTITEADIDRWIARIAEVRNVPRESLNGYRSMMTGMLLDPSFAPQAVHWAAKQAYLALGNLLTCAALLGVDACPIEGFVPAEFDRILHLPEQGYTSVVCCALGYRSADDKYATLPKVRLPGSELIQHI; the protein is encoded by the coding sequence ATGAACACCGACACTCTTTTGCAAGCACTGCGTTGGCGGTACGCCACCAAGGTTTTCGATCCCAACCGCAAGATCCCGGCCCCTGTTTGGGCGGCCCTCGAGGAAGCCCTGGTCCTTTCGGCCTCATCCTTTGGCCTGCAACCCTATCGGTTCCTCGTGGTGGACGATCCCTCTCTGCGCCAACAGCTCATGCCCCACGCTTGGAACCAACGGCAGGTCGTGGATGCCTCGCACTTCATCGTTTTCGCCGCCCGCACCACCATCACCGAGGCGGACATCGACAGGTGGATCGCCCGCATCGCCGAGGTCCGAAACGTGCCCCGCGAATCACTCAACGGCTACCGGTCCATGATGACCGGCATGCTGTTGGATCCGTCCTTTGCACCGCAAGCGGTCCACTGGGCCGCCAAACAGGCCTACCTCGCCCTGGGCAATCTCCTCACCTGCGCCGCGTTGCTGGGCGTGGACGCCTGTCCGATCGAAGGGTTCGTCCCCGCCGAGTTCGACCGCATCCTGCACCTGCCCGAGCAGGGTTACACCTCGGTGGTCTGTTGTGCCCTGGGCTACCGCTCGGCCGATGACAAATACGCCACCCTCCCAAAGGTACGCCTGCCCGGGTCGGAGTTGATCCAACACATCTGA
- a CDS encoding SphA family protein, which translates to MKRTHLLPGILGLTLATCAVLTAQPSAHYPPGIEGIKAATLPPPGVYVRNYNFFYYSSRLNDAGGDEIKAADPNVFIYANAPRLLWITDWQILGGHLGFDSLVLLKYSDIRINTPNGRFDDSTFGLGDLFAEATLSWHLPQADFGIGYGPWAPIGDSSATDPTAPGAGYWTHMFTAGMTWYMDPDRRWALSALCRYEINHDHRDMDYRPGQVFTVDYGLSYAVTRAIDVGVAGYFQRRVTGNRGADAPTHAHDKVAGIGPEVVLFCSKLGLFTSLRYQYEFLAESRLQGHTGVVTLTRRF; encoded by the coding sequence ATGAAACGTACGCACCTCCTCCCCGGCATCCTCGGACTCACCCTGGCAACCTGCGCGGTCCTCACCGCCCAACCCTCGGCCCATTACCCGCCCGGCATCGAGGGGATCAAGGCCGCCACCCTGCCACCACCCGGCGTGTACGTCAGGAACTACAACTTCTTCTATTACTCCAGCCGGCTCAACGACGCCGGAGGCGACGAAATCAAGGCCGCGGATCCCAACGTCTTCATCTACGCCAATGCACCCCGCCTGCTCTGGATCACCGACTGGCAAATCCTCGGCGGCCATCTGGGGTTCGACAGCCTCGTCCTCCTCAAATACAGTGACATCCGGATCAACACGCCCAATGGCAGGTTCGACGACAGCACCTTCGGTCTGGGCGACCTCTTTGCCGAAGCCACCCTCTCGTGGCATCTACCCCAGGCCGATTTCGGCATCGGCTACGGGCCCTGGGCGCCCATCGGCGATTCATCCGCCACCGACCCCACCGCCCCGGGCGCCGGTTACTGGACCCACATGTTCACCGCCGGCATGACCTGGTACATGGACCCGGACCGGCGCTGGGCCCTCTCGGCACTCTGCCGCTACGAAATCAACCACGATCACCGGGACATGGATTACCGCCCGGGCCAGGTCTTCACCGTCGATTACGGCCTCAGTTACGCAGTCACTCGCGCCATTGACGTCGGCGTGGCCGGATACTTCCAGCGGCGCGTCACCGGCAACCGCGGCGCCGACGCACCCACCCACGCCCATGACAAGGTCGCGGGCATCGGACCGGAGGTCGTGCTGTTCTGCTCCAAACTCGGACTCTTCACCTCGCTCCGCTACCAGTACGAGTTCCTGGCCGAGTCCCGCCTCCAGGGTCATACCGGGGTTGTCACCCTCACGCGCCGGTTCTGA
- a CDS encoding TrpB-like pyridoxal phosphate-dependent enzyme, with translation MSQRIRFTLPQAEIPAAWYNLLADLPEPLPPPLHPATRQPVTPDMLTAIFPENLVQQEISSERWIEIPEPVREIYALWRPTPLLRAVRLEKALQTPAHIYYKYEGVSPAGSHKPNTAVAQAFYNRQAGTRRLATETGAGQWGSSLAFACRLFGLECVVYMVKVSFQQKPYRKLLMQTWGATVHASPSDQTEYGRRVLREDPNCPGSLGIAISEAIEDTVKHPGTKYSLGSVLNHVCLHQTVIGQEALKQMEMAGEEPDVVIACVGGGSNFAGLAFPFVHRKLTEKKQTRIVAVEPTACASLTKGELRYDFGDTAEMTPLLMMYTLGHKFIPPKIHAGGLRYHGMAPLVSHLKKLNLIEAVAYPQTRVFEAAVLFARTEGIVPAPEPSHAIAAAVDEAIRAREEGKPRVILFNLCGHGLLDLSAYDQYLSGQMKDTDNGNSQTES, from the coding sequence ATGAGCCAACGAATCCGATTCACACTGCCGCAGGCGGAGATCCCTGCTGCCTGGTACAATCTTCTGGCCGATCTGCCCGAGCCCCTGCCGCCGCCCCTTCACCCGGCCACACGCCAGCCGGTCACACCCGACATGCTGACGGCCATCTTCCCGGAAAACCTGGTTCAGCAGGAAATCAGTTCCGAGCGCTGGATCGAGATTCCCGAGCCGGTCCGTGAGATCTACGCCCTCTGGCGTCCCACCCCCCTGCTCCGGGCCGTCCGGCTCGAAAAGGCCCTGCAAACCCCGGCCCACATCTATTACAAGTACGAGGGGGTCAGCCCCGCCGGCAGCCACAAACCCAACACCGCCGTCGCCCAGGCCTTCTACAACCGCCAGGCCGGCACCCGCCGGCTGGCCACCGAAACCGGGGCCGGTCAATGGGGTTCCTCCCTCGCCTTCGCCTGCCGATTGTTCGGCCTCGAATGCGTCGTCTACATGGTCAAGGTTAGTTTTCAACAAAAACCCTACCGGAAACTGCTCATGCAAACCTGGGGCGCCACCGTGCACGCCAGTCCCAGTGACCAGACCGAGTACGGACGACGCGTGCTCCGGGAGGACCCCAACTGCCCCGGCAGCCTCGGCATCGCCATCAGTGAGGCCATCGAGGACACCGTCAAACATCCCGGTACCAAATACTCCCTCGGCAGCGTCCTCAATCACGTCTGCCTCCACCAAACCGTCATCGGACAGGAAGCCCTCAAACAGATGGAAATGGCCGGGGAGGAACCCGACGTGGTCATCGCCTGCGTCGGCGGCGGCAGCAATTTTGCCGGACTCGCCTTCCCCTTCGTCCACCGCAAACTCACGGAAAAGAAACAGACCCGCATCGTGGCGGTCGAACCCACCGCCTGCGCCTCCCTCACCAAGGGGGAACTGCGCTACGATTTTGGCGACACCGCCGAAATGACCCCCCTGCTGATGATGTACACCCTCGGACACAAATTCATCCCGCCCAAAATCCACGCCGGCGGCCTGCGCTACCACGGCATGGCACCGCTGGTAAGCCACCTCAAAAAGCTCAACCTCATCGAGGCGGTCGCCTATCCCCAAACCCGCGTGTTCGAGGCCGCGGTCCTCTTCGCCCGCACCGAGGGAATCGTCCCGGCCCCGGAACCCTCCCACGCCATCGCAGCCGCCGTGGACGAGGCCATCCGCGCCCGCGAGGAAGGTAAACCTCGCGTCATCCTCTTCAACCTTTGCGGACACGGCCTGCTCGACCTGTCCGCCTACGACCAGTACCTCAGCGGTCAGATGAAAGACACCGATAACGGCAACTCCCAGACCGAGTCATGA
- a CDS encoding sulfide/dihydroorotate dehydrogenase-like FAD/NAD-binding protein, protein MFRIVEARFLGPEIKLFRIEAPAIARRQKPGQFVIVRVYEAGERIPLTIADADARAGTITIIVQGVGKTTRLLNRKEAGDFVLDVVGPLGKPSEIARYGTAVVIGGGVGTAIAHPTARALKEAGNYVVVILGARSRQYVILEDEMRRISDELYVTTDDGSQGQRGLVTDALRQMLESGRRVDYVLAIGPIPMMAAVAELTRPYGIKTVVSVNPIMVDGTGMCGGCRVQVGQENKFACVDGPEFDAHLVNFRLLATRNSMYREFEQRALAEFERAARTEPPAAGHECRMLALARALESEGSRP, encoded by the coding sequence ATGTTTCGAATTGTTGAGGCAAGGTTCCTGGGGCCGGAGATCAAGTTGTTCCGGATTGAGGCGCCGGCGATTGCGCGCCGGCAAAAGCCGGGGCAGTTCGTGATTGTCCGGGTGTATGAGGCGGGGGAACGGATTCCGCTGACCATTGCGGATGCGGATGCGCGGGCGGGGACCATCACAATTATTGTTCAGGGCGTGGGGAAGACGACCCGGCTGCTGAACCGGAAAGAGGCGGGCGACTTTGTGTTGGACGTGGTGGGGCCGTTGGGGAAACCGTCCGAGATTGCCCGGTACGGGACGGCAGTGGTGATCGGGGGCGGGGTGGGCACGGCCATCGCCCATCCCACGGCCCGGGCCTTGAAGGAGGCGGGCAATTACGTGGTGGTCATCCTGGGGGCGCGGAGCCGCCAGTACGTGATCCTGGAAGACGAGATGCGTCGGATCAGCGATGAGCTGTACGTGACGACCGATGATGGTTCACAGGGTCAGCGCGGGTTGGTGACGGATGCGTTGCGGCAAATGCTCGAGTCGGGTCGGCGGGTGGATTATGTCCTAGCCATCGGACCGATTCCGATGATGGCGGCGGTGGCGGAGTTGACGCGGCCTTACGGGATCAAGACGGTGGTCAGTGTCAATCCCATCATGGTGGACGGCACGGGCATGTGCGGGGGGTGCCGTGTGCAGGTGGGTCAGGAGAACAAGTTTGCCTGTGTGGACGGGCCCGAATTTGATGCGCACCTGGTGAATTTCCGGTTGCTGGCCACACGCAACTCCATGTACCGCGAGTTTGAGCAGCGGGCGCTGGCGGAGTTTGAGCGGGCTGCAAGGACGGAACCGCCCGCGGCCGGACACGAATGCCGCATGCTTGCTCTGGCCAGGGCATTGGAAAGCGAGGGATCCCGTCCATGA